The following nucleotide sequence is from Chloroflexota bacterium.
CACCAAGATAGCCGGTCAAGTAAGGCGATTGGGCGCTGTTCAAGAGGTAGCCATGGTGGGTGGAGTGCGCAAGAACCGCCTCGTAATGGCGAATCTGGAGAAGAACCTGAACCTCAGTTTCGCTGACCTTGGGGGCATGGACCCACAGGTCGTCGGGGCATATGGCGCTGCTCTTCTGGCCAGAGAAGGATGTAGCCTGGACAGTCAGAGCCTCAGCACAACTGTCGCCGAACGCCTCCACAGAGAAGGGAAGCCTTAGATGCTTGTTGCCGGATGCGACATCGGGGCACTGACTACCAAAGCTGCGGTTATCAAAGATGATGTGATCCTGGGGTGCGAGATCGTGCGCTCCAGACCAAAGGCCGTCCAATCTGCTACCGACGTCATGGACAAGTTGCTGGTAAGGCTGGGCATTTCCTATGGACAGATCGACTACTGTATCAGCACGGGTTATGGCCGCAACCTGGTGCCCTTTGCCCACAGCAACATGAGCGAGATCTCCTGCCATGGCCGGGGCGCCCACTGGCTGACACCGAGTGTGAGGACCGTCATCGATGGCGGCGGACAAGACTGCAAGGCCATAAGGGTTGACGAACACGGTGGGCTCGTTGACTTTCGGATGAACACGAAGTGCGCTGCGGGGACCGGCAAAGCCTTGGAGTTGATGGCCAGAAGCCTTGGTGTTGAAGTCTCTGAACTGGGACCTCTCTCTCTGCAGTCGAAGGATCCGGTGACGATGAACAAGCCTTGCTGCATACTAACCCAGATCGATGTGAAACGGTTCGCCTTTGATGGGCGAGAGCGGGCTGATATTGCAGCAGGGATAAATGACAACGTGGCCCGCGAGATACTTCACCTGGTGCGGGATGTGGGCGCAGAGAATGACATCGCTGTGACTGGCGGCGTTGCCAAGAACATAGGGGTGGTTAGGTGCCTTGAACAGTACCTCGGCGTAGTCTCAGTCCGTCTTCAAGTGGATCCACAGTTGATCGGAGCCATTGGGGCGGCAGTACTGGCCGCTGACCGATGCAGGAGAGTGTTGGCTAGCCAGTATGGCGGCGGAGTGATGCGATGAAAGAAGCCGGTGTCTGACCTGCCCGCAATTCGGGCAGAGACAGCCGTCCATCATAGAGACAAGCCCCAGTTCTCTGGGTTTCTTGCCTGCTTCAGTAGCCGTTCGATGAGCTTCGTGGTCTTCATGTTCGACGCCTCCCGATGAGTTTTGACACGGTGTCAGAATATGTCCGAATGGTTTCTCCCGCGCTGTCTGAGATACCCAGTGTCATAACAGTGTTAGAAATCGTAGGATTGACCATTCTACTGCCTTCTCATCGTTGAACCGGCCTTCACAACACGGCGGATCATGCCACCCTTCCCGCAACCAAAGCAGTACCGGACTGGCGTCCTCGCTCCTTCCCAACCTCGATGACTATGGCTCTATCTATGGATTCCATTTCCGGGCGGTCGTTCGTAAGTACACTGGAGCATCACTTGAAGATGTTCCAGTCTAAGAGCAGCAACAAACTTGATAGCAAAAGTTGTAGTGACTTCACGAAACGACGTTATGTGCAAAGATGCATGTGTATATTCTCAATGTAATTTGCCACTTTGAGGGCAAAATTCTCACGGTAATTTGCCACCCCCGGATGCACCAAAACCACAAACATAGCATCATAGGCTCAGCTAACAGATAAGGAGGTTGAGCCTGTGGCAAGAAGGAGGTTTCTGGTGCGAGTGGTGTTATGTAAAGTGTTAGGCAACTCTGAGCGTGAGGGGTTAAGCAGATTCGTGGGTGTTGGACTTGCTGGTAGCAGCGAGTGGAGTTGAACCACTGACCAAGGGCTTATGAGTCCCCTGCTCTACCACTGAGCTACGCTGCCACAGAGAGAAAGACTAACACAAGCAAATATTAGGTGTCAAACATGAGAATTTCACCGACCGAGAACAAACCTGTATAGTAAAATGAAGGCTAAGATGTATGACGTAATCGTTGTCGGGGCCGGTCATGCTGGCTGCGAAGCTGCTTTGGCAGCAGCTCGCATGGGCTGCAGGACCCTCTTGCTCACTATGAATCTGGATAATGTGGCGCTAATGCCATGTAACCCTTCCGTTGGAGGACCAGCCAAGGGCCATGTAGTACGCGAGATCGATGCTCTGGGTGGCGAGATGGGGAAAACCACAGACAGGACGTTCATCCAGATAAGAATGCTGAATACGGGGAAGGGGCCTGCCGTTCAAGCTCCAAGGGCTCAGGTTGATAAGAGGCTCTACAGCCTGCTTATGAAGCACACTTTGGAGCACCAGCACAACCTCGATCTGAAACAAGCGCTGGTTGAAGAGATTGGAACAACGAGAGATGGAAACAAAGAGTGTCATCTCCCCGGCCTGTGGGTGAAGACTAATCTGGGACAGCTCTACGAAGGGAAAACGGTGGTACTGACTACCGGCACCTTCCTAGCAGGGCGGATTGTCATTGGAGATACCACCTACCAGGCAGGCAGGGCAGGGGAGTTTGCTGCCAATGGCCTATCCCAGAGTCTGCGAAATCTGGGCTTTGCCTTAGGACGACTTAAGACCGGCACCCCACCTCGTGTCGATGCCAGAACTATCGATTTCAGCAAGACCATACTTCAACCAGGCAGCAAAGTTCCCATCTACTTCAGTTTCAGCAGTAACAGGACAGACAATGCCCATTTCCCGGCACCCAACCCTGTCTACCCCAGGGGCGAGATCACTCCATGGCGACCTCAATTGCCCTGCTACCTTGTCCACACCAGCCCCAAAACCCACGAAATCATTCGATCCAATCTACACCGTGCCCCCCTGTTTACCGGGGTAATCAAAGGTATCGGCCCGCGGTCTTGCCCCTCCATAGAGGACAAGATTGTTAAATTCGCTCATAAAGATGCACACCCCCTCTTCCTGGAACCCGAAGGCTGGGAAACCAGCGAGGTTTATGTTCAAGGTGCCAATACCAGCTTGCCTGAAGATGTACAGTTGGCACTGCTTCGCTCCATCCCAGCCATGGAGAGCGTAGAAATGGTAAGAGTAGGTTATGCCATTGAGTACGACTATGTACCCACATCTCAGACCGGAGCCACTCTGGAATCCAAGCTTGCTCCCGGTCTATTCTTCGCCGGTCAAATCAATGGCACTACCGGCTATGAGGAAGCAGCGGGGCAGGGATTGATTGCAGGTATCAACGCAGCCAATGCAGTCAAGGAGAAACCGTCCTTGATTCTGCGGCGAGATCAGGCATATATCGGAGTGATGATCGATGACCTTGTAACCCGTGAAATTATGGAGCCATATCGTTTGCTCACCTCCAGAGCAGAATACCGCCTCTTACTACGTCAGGACAATGCCG
It contains:
- the mnmG gene encoding tRNA uridine-5-carboxymethylaminomethyl(34) synthesis enzyme MnmG, giving the protein MKAKMYDVIVVGAGHAGCEAALAAARMGCRTLLLTMNLDNVALMPCNPSVGGPAKGHVVREIDALGGEMGKTTDRTFIQIRMLNTGKGPAVQAPRAQVDKRLYSLLMKHTLEHQHNLDLKQALVEEIGTTRDGNKECHLPGLWVKTNLGQLYEGKTVVLTTGTFLAGRIVIGDTTYQAGRAGEFAANGLSQSLRNLGFALGRLKTGTPPRVDARTIDFSKTILQPGSKVPIYFSFSSNRTDNAHFPAPNPVYPRGEITPWRPQLPCYLVHTSPKTHEIIRSNLHRAPLFTGVIKGIGPRSCPSIEDKIVKFAHKDAHPLFLEPEGWETSEVYVQGANTSLPEDVQLALLRSIPAMESVEMVRVGYAIEYDYVPTSQTGATLESKLAPGLFFAGQINGTTGYEEAAGQGLIAGINAANAVKEKPSLILRRDQAYIGVMIDDLVTREIMEPYRLLTSRAEYRLLLRQDNADLRLTPIGYESGLVSRAQFEAVEAKREAIARETKRLETTHFSLSKEACSVSLAAFLRRPQVSYETLLSIGLGSTDLSPDVTEQAEIVIKYQGYIEKQNKDVARIQRLEERRIPPGIDYGCLAGLRFEACQKLNKLRPATLGQASRIDGVTPADVAILLVHMERARRGS
- a CDS encoding acyl-CoA dehydratase activase, giving the protein MLVAGCDIGALTTKAAVIKDDVILGCEIVRSRPKAVQSATDVMDKLLVRLGISYGQIDYCISTGYGRNLVPFAHSNMSEISCHGRGAHWLTPSVRTVIDGGGQDCKAIRVDEHGGLVDFRMNTKCAAGTGKALELMARSLGVEVSELGPLSLQSKDPVTMNKPCCILTQIDVKRFAFDGRERADIAAGINDNVAREILHLVRDVGAENDIAVTGGVAKNIGVVRCLEQYLGVVSVRLQVDPQLIGAIGAAVLAADRCRRVLASQYGGGVMR